The genome window tacatttaaacctgtttccatttttttacattttatgtggAAACATTTTATGTGGATTATACATTATTTACAGTGTTGATAAAAGACAGAAATGTCACATAATTAAtcacatgaaataaaaatatttgtcaataatataattattttgtttatctgtATGTTAATGGTTAAGGCAAGTTACCGATGAATGTCTCCACCTTCACTTTAGGGTCACAGGTCACCGTGGGGTCAAAGGGTAGACAGGTCACAGCAGATGACCATTCAAAGCAGGGCAGCTCGACACCGTGACGACAGTTCGGACAGAGAACGGCACAGATTGAACGAGAGGTGGAGGACACGCCCCTAACTCCGCCCTTATGTCGGTCCAGCCGCGCCCCTCCGGTCAGACAGCGGCCACACAGCGTGTGAGAACACGGCAGCATCAGAGGAACATCGAAACCATGACGACACAGTGGACAGATGGAGGATGAGGAGCACGTCTCATCTTCTGTGTTTCTAGCCTCAGGGAGACTGGACACATGACGGCCGTGTGTCATAGTTCActgcacatacacaaacacaaaagaattcaTGTCTTGCTGGTATTCTATACACATGcaggcacacacaaacataagcACAATGACTAACCCTCCACATCCATAAAACCATCCGACCGATCCGACGACACCGGTGGCCTTTAGATCCCGCTGCTGCGCACACTGAGATAAACAGAGACGACACGGATCTCCTTTCCTCAGGTCATTAAATAAAAGACTGTGGATCATAAGAACACAGAAACATacgagacagacagagagagagagacgctttCTTCAGTAGCCACTGCAATGCTtgtggttgctatggtaacAACAGCCCTGCACCCCATATACAGACAGAAAAAGAcactccagagagagagagggagNNNNNNNNNNNNNNNNNNNNNNNNNNNNNNNNNNNNNNNNNNNNNNNNNNNNNNNNNNNNNNNNNNNNNNNNNNNNNNNNNNNNNNNNNNNNNNNNNNNNNNNNNNNNNNNNNNNNNNNNNNNNNNNNNNNNNNNNNNNNNNNNNNNNNNNNNNNNNNNNNNNNNNNNNNNNNNNNNNNNNNNNNNNNNNNNNNNNNNNNNNNNNNNNNNNNNNNNNNNNNNNNNNNNNNNNNNNNNNNNNNNNNNNNNNNNNNNNNNNNNNNNNNNNNNNNNNNNNNNNNNNNNNNNNNNNNNNNNNNNNNNNNNNNNNNNNNNNNNNNNNNNNNNNNNNNNNNNNNNNNNNNNNNNNNNNNNNNNNNNNNNNNNNNNNNNNNNNNNNNNNNNNNNNNNNNNNNNNNNNNNNNNNNNNNNNNNNNNNNNNNNNNNNNNNNNNNNNNNNNNNNNNNNNNNNNNNNNNNNNNNNNNNNNNNNNNNNNNNNNNNNNNNNNNNNNNNNNNNNNNNNNNNNNNNNNNNNNNNNNNNNNNNNNNNNNNNNNNNNNNNNNNNNNNNNNNNNNNNNNNNNNNNNNNNNNNNNNNNNNNNNNNNNNNNNNNNNNNNNNNNNNNNNNNNNNNNNNNNNNNNNNNNNNNNNNNNNNNNNNNNNNNNNNNNNNNNNNNNNNNNNNNNNNNNNNNNNNNNNNNNNNNNNNNNNNNNNNNNNNNNNNNNNNNNNNNNNNNNNNNNNNNNNNNNNNNNNNNNNNNNNNNNNNNNNNNNNNNNNNNNNNNNNNNNNNNNNNNNNNNNNNNNNNNNNNNNNNNNNNNNNNNNNNNNNNNNNNNNNNNNNNNNNNNNNNNNNNNNNNNNNNNNNNNNNNNNNNNNNNNNNNNNNNNNNNNNNNNNNNNNNNNNNNNNNNNNNNNNNNgagaaatacccggatggtctactgcttccgcTGAGAttggtgagtgtggatcggatggacacttctctatcccatgatgccacaggagctgagcaacggtcacatttcaaaagtaaatcaaataaatatagcagaaaactttaagacggacgtccgtttttaatgtaaaagtgccaataaatgaatttctcgtgactaaatgatgtttttatcaactcacatgtgtaggttgttgttaatatgtcataggtcaaagtgcatatgggtcacatgaccataaaacatggcggacacAGTATTCCGAATTGTATTCATACTACAGTacacccactcatactatatagaaggTAGTGTTTTGACGGCCGATAGGGAGCTacttcagtacgtactgtcacagtatgttatttcggacgcagccataGTGTATTTTACTGTGTGCTCACcgttaaaaacacaaattcacacacaggaccaaatcacaaaaaaataaaacaattacacaaaaacacacacagagtcaaAATCCACGAAAcgcgcgcgttcacgagagcacttcttaggctgtgtcccaattcgggggctgcgtgctttgaaggctgcattttaagaccgattgcgtcacagcagcgcgactgaaggctggtaaggctcccgattcaaaggttgcttcaaatgCAGCCACAAAACGAGACCTTATTTCCGCTGGTTTTTAAGGATACAACAAATATATCCTTCACAGCCTCggctatcccgagattcattgcgcgcctgtaacggcttgaaaattttaaataatcattcaaaacttgagttaaataaaagtatgtaattcacaaaaacggtccatttcagtgttttaatattatataggatgttgttaattaacattattggtgcattaGCGTGTTTTTTGAATTTGtaaggttggttaatttaatctacataaacgtgtcaaattctctaaaataaaatatcatttttctggctccgtatttgtttaaaaaagtcagaaacgtcACTGCTGTGTCCCGCTGGCACCACGCAACaggagcagcaggtgacgcaaaTCACGCAATTATGAAATCCTCCGCGAGGCTGgaccgtctcatttcagttcgcTTCTTGAACTTCtgaggctgcgtgctttgaaaacCATTACAAGTCCTCGTTTTGtcttctgcatgtaaacacagagttgtgAGTCAGAGCGCCGGCATCCAATGGGACAAGCCCCGTGCGGCGTTCGGCGCACAAACCTGTCTACTTTTGAAGTGCACTCGTCCAAGAAGACGACGatgaagaagtgctctcgtgaacgcgcaccatacactgacaagacagaggagaatatatccattaaagtcggtattttgttttgtttttcgcacataaagcattctcgtcgcttcaaaaaactTCAcctgagccactatgagcggatggaccaatttaagcatgtctttagtacttttctggaccttgacaaaaactgacaccatggtttcaatgaggaggcctggaaagctgTCGGaagtcacctaaatatctttatttgtactccgaagacgccggaagttctctaaacatgtttaacgtcatgtgggtgagtaaaaaacacacaaagttgatttttgggtgaactatccctttaaggtgtgTGAATCTGTCATATGTGAATACGGTTTAATGTCCCAGACATTTAAAACCATCTCCATGTATTcatatctctctctttccttgAGGTCGCACTTTTTTTCTCTCGTGTCTCTGTTTTTTCCTCGttctattttctctcttttgaaGCAGTAATGTACTGCAGACTTTTTTCTGCCCTCCATGTATTTCTCACCCCCTCCATCTTTTCCCTCCtcatttttctttctgtctctctgtaaTTACTGTCGTTCTGTGATAGGATTGTTTTTCTCAGGTGAGCGCGCCCGGTTCTCATCGCTGTGGGAACAGCTCGACACTAAACTATCATATCATATAGATCTGAAATGTTTGGTGCCTGTGTTAAACATGTCATTCACTCTTTACCtgcacacacattacacacaaaaacacctTCCATCAAATCAAACTAAAAAACAACACGCCGTGAGCaaacatatatttattcatttatatccattgcccatttcatttttttacacagactttatattttacagtgcttaaaaataattgatcttaaaaacaacacagacacacaaaagaGTGTTTTTTCATCCATCCGTCCGTCCGTCTGGAGGtatattgcagtgtttgtaagttgtgtgtgcgtttgtgtggcAATGTAAAGCAAGGCACATGTGGACAAACACAAAGCACTTTGGTCAATAAAAAGGCGCTGCGGCTGTACAAACAGCATAAAAACTCAGCGGTAGTTTACAGTTTAGTAAAACAACAGTTATTGCTCggagtaaacacacacacatcagttcttcttcttctggaGTGTCCTAAAATATTCCAGCTTTAAAGAAAAACGAAGGAATCGTACCGACGCGCTCACACGTGTAAACAGAAGATTTAGAAACAGAAGTGGAACGTTGAGAGCTCCGACCGTGAGGTTCAGTTTCCACCCGAGATGAATgaagaagaaataaagaaagaaaagaggagAAATCGGAAAAGAGGTGAAAGTATGCGGAAAACTTCTCGTGATCCGCAGCGCGTGTGTTAAGTGCAGTCAAACAAGAAAACGTGTACCGTCATCATTTCTTTCTATACTTCCCAATCAAATCGAATCCCTCAAGCGTCACGTCAGGAGTGGATTATCAGACATGTGCGCGTGATGTCAAGCTCACAGGTCGGTGGTGATGACCGGCGTCACCCCGTGAATCAACAGGGTCGGGCCCAGGTCACGCGTGAGCACTTCTAACTGATGCAGGTAGTCATGGTAACGGCTGGTGTCTGCGGGAGGGCGTGGCAAATACAGGAAGCGGATGGCGGGCGGGCCGAGCGGCTGGTCCAGGATCAGCTTATTAACCGCCTTTAAATACTCGTCGGTCACGCGCGAGGTGTTGTTCTGAAAACTGTTGGCGTACTCGGTGTCGGCCTCGACTCCGCCCACGTCACTTTCTGGCTCCTCCTCTCGGTGACTCTCCGAGCCCGTCTGCCGCTGCCAGTGAAGGGCCACTTGAGCGTCCCATGGGACCGTACGGATTTCCGCCTTCATCCTGAGCTCTTTCAGGAGGAGTCCGAGCTTGTGTTCCGTCCCCTTGAGGCTCCGGCCCGCCTCCACACAGAGAAAGAGGCGGAGTCTGGCTTTCTGCCACGCCCTGGTCATGTTCAGGATACAGGCGAGCTGCAGCAAGAAAAGCGAGCAGGTGTCGACGTACGCGGCGCTGTCCGGTCGCAGCAGATTCACCGGCCAAACGTCCACGAACACGGCACCCCTGAGAGCTTGAGTCCGATCGAACTCTCCGAAGTATCGAGCTAGCGCGATGTTCTTCAGCATCTTCACGGCGTCCGCGATTATACAGACGTACTCTTGAGTGCCGAGGTATTTCCCGCCTCTGGCCCCGCCCCCTCGCACGGGTGGGAAATGAAAAGGCAGGTCGTTGGTTTCTTCCGGGTCGTCCACCTGAGCAGAGTTTTCGGTGGGTTTGCCTATGGACAGGGTAGAGTCCAGGAGTCGGTCCTGAGGCGGGGCGTCGTCATAGAAACCCAGCACCAGAGTGTTGGGTCTCATACCGCCTGCATGGCAAAGAATAAATTGAAACGGTAAAAAGAAATGATCACAAGTAAAAAgtgtgtgatgtttgtgtgatgGACGTCTCTCGCTCACCGAGTCCTGATATGAACAGCAGGTGTTGAACTCCATGTCTGACGGAATCTGCCAGCGTGAGATTAACAAACGCTTTAATATTCAAATGATCCACCAGAGACAACCACGAGTCATACTGAGACTGCAGCGGATCCGACGGGAGAACATCTAGAGGTTTACAAACATTTGATTACACAAAAGCCATTATTTAAATCCCTAACAAAACCTTCAAACCGTCTCTGATCAGTCGTGAATCATCTCACACAGAACCCACAAACGCACCAAATCCATTGAAACTTTACAACACCATTCACCGCTTTAATCTATTGAGATTCTTGATTTAACACAGTTACGTTACATACACCTTGATCTCGTTTCTTCAGGTGTAAACCGGCATTGTTGCATGTCCTGATATTAAACAAACAACTGATCGTGAGTTTTAAACAGTGCTTTACTAACAGTACATCATTAAAGAAAACATATTCAATGTTACTGTACCTCACTGCCAAAGAATCATGAATTTACCATCACTGCTCAAAGAAACCAAACACGTGCTTATGCCTCATTTCAGTTTATAAACTattataaaagtacattttatatattatttttagttGTTTATGTTCAGTCAATTGTTATTTCACACaactttaatttatatttaattctaTTATTTGATCTTTTACTTGGCACCTTATTTAATTCACTATTGGCAAAATATAGTTTAAGAACGCAATCATGCCCATAAAGTATCTTGAAAATTTGAAAaagaagagcgagagagattGACACGCAGTTCACACAACCACCATGCCCATGAGCACACGCATGTCCACACGCACACGTACCAGATCTCCCAGCTGCACGTGAGCAGCACATCAGATCCGCTCTTCTTGTGTCATTGCATAAGGTGATCAATCCCACACTGCACCTGGGGTTTGACACACATCAGCAGCACCTGAGGGTCTCCAGAACTTCACATGAATCTTTCACGCAATACGATCCAGCAATTAACAGATATCTTACGCACCtgaaacaccacacacacacacaccacacacacacaacacacacacacaacacacacacacgaaacaAGCAGATGTCTTTACACTGACACTTCAAGTTAAGTTACGTTTAAGCGAGCGGCtttactgtaataaatcctGAAGCtgaaacctgtgtgtgtgtatacacccctcacatttttgtaaatattttattatatcttttcatgtgacaacactgaagaaatgacactttgctacaatgtaaagtagtcagtgtacagcttgtataacagtgtaaatttgctgtcccctcaaaataactcaacacacagccattaatgtctaaaccgctggcaacaaaagtgagtacaccactgagtgaaaatgtccaaattgggcccaattagccattttccctccccggtgtcatgtgttGTGATTATGCATGTTGccgcggtgtgtgtgtgtgtgtgtgtgcgctgtgtgtgtgtgctgtgtgtgtgtgctgtgtgtgtgtgctgtgtgtgtgtgtgtgtgtgtgtgtgcgtgtgttgtgtgtgcgtgcgtgtgtgacgtgtgtgtgtgcgtgtgttgtgtgtgtgtgcgtgcgtgatgtgtgtgtgtgcgcgtgtgttgtgtgtgtgcgtgcgtgtgtgatgtgtgtgtgtgcgtgtgttgtgtgtgtgtgcgtgcgtgatgtgtgtgtgtgcgcgtgtgttgtgtgtgtgcgtgcgtgtgtgatgtgtgtgtgcgtgcgtgatgtgtgtgcgtgcgtgtgttgtgtgtgtgcgtgcgtgcgtgtgtgtgtgtgtgtacttgtctgtgtacgtgtgtgtgtgcgtgcacgtccgtgtgtgtgtgtctatgtctatgtgtgttagtacgtgtgcatattgtgtgtgtggagtgttttgtatgtgggtgtgtctgtcttctgtgttttcacctttttcttgtttctgcaggtacaactgtaattattttgcttatagtcaatatgtctcatgtgcagctgctttaacaatgaaaattgtaaaagcgctatataaataaagttgagttgagtatatgtgtgagtgtgtgtgtgtgcgcgcgtgtgtgtgcgtgcgtgcgtgcgtgcgtgcgtgcgtgcgtgtgtatataTGACTCAGGTAATGAATGAGCAGCAGTAAGAGAATCATGAAGGCGATGCTGGCAGACGCATAGATGGAGTTGATGAGAAACATCATGATGGCACAGCCGATGATCCCCAGAACACACGTGTGCCACGTGAAATACCTGAACGTGGGCCTGGACccacatacagagagagagagaaacatgaTGAGAGACTCcagagcaaacaaacaaacattagcGTGTGTTCAGAGGGGTCACACAGAACCCCTGACACATTTAAAGCTCTTCCTGCTTCATTAGAGGATAAAGTCATTTACAGGCGTCGCACAAGGTAACAACAAGTCAAAGTTCAGCCGTGTGTGTGTTGAAATGTGTGCGACAGTCATTATAACGCCAATTATGACTTCGTCTTTAATGACCAGTCTTTAATGGAGCATTATCTTATGTTGaggtcagtgtgtgtgcgtgtgtgtgtgtgtgtgtgtgcgtgtgcgtgtgtgtgcgtgtgtgcgtgtgcgtgtgcgtgtgtttaatGGGTCTTTTGGAGGTCCGTGCCAAACACATCAAAGCATTTAAACAACAGTTTAGTGCAGATGGTTGAATctcatgaaaacaaaaatgagatTTGGCA of Triplophysa rosa linkage group LG14, Trosa_1v2, whole genome shotgun sequence contains these proteins:
- the LOC130564393 gene encoding solute carrier family 12 member 9-like; translated protein: MRPNTLVLGFYDDAPPQDRLLDSTLSIGKPTENSAQVDDPEETNDLPFHFPPVRGGGARGGKYLGTQEYVCIIADAVKMLKNIALARYFGEFDRTQALRGAVFVDVWPVNLLRPDSAAYVDTCSLFLLQLACILNMTRAWQKARLRLFLCVEAGRSLKGTEHKLGLLLKELRMKAEIRTVPWDAQVALHWQRQTGSESHREEEPESDVGGVEADTEYANSFQNNTSRVTDEYLKAVNKLILDQPLGPPAIRFLYLPRPPADTSRYHDYLHQLEVLTRDLGPTLLIHGVTPVITTDL